In a single window of the Streptomyces sp. HUAS ZL42 genome:
- a CDS encoding GerMN domain-containing protein, giving the protein MNSEPSPAPRARRHRSTVLTAALTLPLLTVAACGSNAAQGGSAGTDRPTAPSTGTGTSGGTSGTPAPSGTSQPGTTTPQPSTGTTGGTGGTTAKAIGTSVYFLHGEKVSPAPRTVTAPATATGAVRALLAGPSRYERGQGRTTAIPSGTQLRSVVVRDHVATVDLSGRYDDGGGSLSMRARLAQVVFTLTRFSSVQKVAFELDGKPVKHFGGEGVVLNGPIGRADFEDLSPAVLVESPLIGGSVNTPVRVWGSANTFEAEFRLKVTDAAGRVAADVQVMATSGTGTRGTFDVTFPYKAARTGPGLLTAYFLSPANGRPVTVDTVPLTVNR; this is encoded by the coding sequence ATGAACAGCGAACCGTCACCCGCGCCCCGCGCCCGTCGGCACCGCTCCACCGTGCTCACGGCCGCGCTGACGCTTCCACTCCTCACCGTCGCCGCGTGCGGCTCGAACGCCGCCCAGGGCGGCTCGGCGGGCACCGACCGGCCCACGGCCCCGTCCACCGGGACGGGAACGTCGGGCGGTACCTCGGGCACACCCGCCCCGTCCGGAACCTCGCAGCCGGGAACGACGACACCGCAGCCCTCGACGGGCACCACGGGCGGTACGGGCGGCACGACCGCGAAGGCGATCGGTACGTCCGTGTACTTCCTGCACGGCGAGAAGGTCTCGCCGGCCCCGCGCACCGTGACGGCGCCCGCGACCGCCACCGGGGCGGTCCGCGCCCTGCTGGCCGGTCCCAGCCGCTACGAGCGCGGGCAGGGACGTACCACAGCCATCCCGTCGGGCACGCAGCTGCGTTCCGTCGTCGTCCGCGACCACGTTGCCACGGTCGACCTGTCCGGGCGCTACGACGACGGGGGCGGCAGCCTGTCCATGCGGGCCCGCCTCGCGCAGGTCGTGTTCACCCTGACCCGGTTCTCCAGCGTGCAGAAGGTGGCCTTCGAACTCGACGGCAAGCCGGTGAAGCATTTCGGCGGCGAGGGCGTCGTCCTCAACGGCCCGATCGGCCGGGCCGACTTCGAGGACCTGTCCCCGGCCGTCCTGGTCGAGTCTCCGCTCATCGGTGGCTCCGTGAACACCCCGGTACGGGTCTGGGGCAGCGCCAACACGTTCGAGGCCGAGTTCCGGCTCAAGGTGACCGACGCGGCCGGGCGCGTCGCCGCCGACGTCCAGGTCATGGCGACCTCCGGCACGGGTACCCGAGGCACCTTCGACGTGACCTTCCCGTACAAGGCCGCCCGCACCGGCCCGGGTCTGCTCACGGCGTACTTCCTGTCGCCGGCGAACGGCCGGCCGGTGACCGTCGACACCGTGCCGCTGACCGTGAACCGCTGA